A window from Citrus sinensis cultivar Valencia sweet orange chromosome 3, DVS_A1.0, whole genome shotgun sequence encodes these proteins:
- the LOC102625885 gene encoding rab GTPase-activating protein 22 isoform X1, translating to MKALKRSHTSSSSSNNNNSSSSSSPSSSSSSSSSSWVHLRSVLFVVTSSSPASCSSSDRTGRLKSPWSRRKRKLPLSPQQWRSLFTSDGKFRDGGVKFLKKVRSRGVDPSIRVEVWPFLLGVYDLNSTKEEREIIRTQKRKEYEKLRRECRRLLKRGNGSLKLKEISETGYSGDSGSVLQDTDTSSSEDVVSARESLSSEERSQDAEYSDDPSSILLDGNASSRRTTNADSSALNSESSDSDSSEDPEVIHAFSCSEDGEENNPDEAPNENIPLTNTEVRDKLRATEDFATWQRIIRLDAVRANSEWITYCPSQATVSEVRACRSAEAVGLKDYDHLEPCRIFHAARLVAILEAYALYDPEIGYCQGMSDLLSPITAVITEDHEAFWCFVGFMKKARHNFRLDEVGIRRQLSIVSKIIKVKDSHLYRHLEKLQAEDCFFVYRMVVVLFRRELSFEQTLCLWEVMWADQAAIRAGIGKSAWSRIRQRAPPTDDLLLYAIAASVLKRRKLIIEKYSSMDEILRECNSMAGQLDVWKLLDDAHDLVVTLHDKIERSL from the exons ATGAAAGCTTTAAAAAGAAGTCACACTTCGTCGTCGTCTTCAAATAATAACAACTCGTCATCGTCGTCATCACCGTCGTCGTCGTCTTCGTCGTCTTCATCTTCGTGGGTTCACTTGCGTTCGGTTCTATTCGTTGTTACCTCTTCCTCACCAGCTTCTTGTTCTTCCTCTGATCG GACTGGTCGACTGAAGTCACCATGGTCTcgcagaaaaagaaaactgcCGCTTTCTCCTCAGCAATGGAGAAGTTTGTTTACATCGGATGGGAAATTCCGTGATGGTGGGGTTAAGTTCTTGAAGAAAGTTCGCAGTAGA GGTGTGGATCCAAGTATTAGGGTAGAGGTCTGGCCGTTCCTCCTTGGAGT ATATGACTTGAACAGCACCAAAGAGGAAAGAGAGATTATAAGAACTCAAAAAAG AAAGGAATATGAGAAGCTCCGCAGAGAGTGCCGACGCCTACTTAAACGCGGCAATGGTAGTTTAAAGTTGAAAGAAATTAGTGAGACAGGGTACAGTGGGGACAGTGGAAGTGTCCTTCAAGATACAGATACTTCGAGTTCTGAAGATGTGGTTAGTGCCAGGGAGTCTCTCTCTAGTGAGGAAAGGAGTCAAGATGCTGAGTACTCAGATGATCCCTCAAGTATATTATTGGATGGAAACGCTAGTTCAAGACGAACCACGAATGCTGATTCCTCTGCTTTAAATTCTGAGTCATCTGACTCAGACTCCTCTGAAGATCCTGAAGTGATTCATGCTTTTTCCTGTTCAGAAGATGGGGAAGAGAACAATCCTGATGAGGCTCCAAACGAGAATATTCCTCTCACAAACACAGAAGTCAGGGACAAACTACGCGCAACCGAAGATTTTGCGACGTGGCAACGGATCATTCGCCTTGATGCTGTGCGTGCAAATTCTGAATGGATAACTTATTGTCCATCTCAGGCCACGGTATCAGAAGTTAGGGCGTGCCGTTCAGCTGAGGCTGTTGGCTTGAAGGATTATGATCACCTGGAACCATGTAGAATATTCCATGCTGCACGACTGGTTGCCATTCTCGAAGCTTATGCACTTTATGACCCTGAAATTGGCTACTGTCAGGGGATGAGTGATTTACTTTCTCCAATAACTGCTGTGATTACAGAGGATCATGAGGCTTTTTGGTGTTTTGTGGGTTTCATGAAGAAGGCTCGGCATAACTTTAGGCTTGATGAGGTGGGGATCCGAAGACAACTGAGCATTGTTTCCAAGATAATAAAAGTCAAGGACTCTCACCTTTACAGGCACCTAGAGAAGCTCCAGGCTGAAGATTGCTTTTTTGTTTATAGAATGGTGGTGGTTCTGTTTCGGAGGGAGTTGTCTTTTGAGCAAACACTATGCCTTTGGGAGGTAATGTGGGCAGATCAGGCGGCCATCAGGGCCGGGATAGGAAAATCTGCATGGAGCAGAATAAGACAACGAGCTCCACCAACAGATGATTTGTTGCTCTATGCAATTGCAGCCTCAGTGTTGAAGAGGAGGAAATTAATCATAGAGAAGTATAGCAGCATGGATGAGATTTTGAGGGAGTGTAATAGCATGGCTGGGCAGCTTGATGTATGGAAGCTCTTGGATGATGCCCATGATTTGGTGGTCACCCTGCACGACAAGATAGAGAGATCGCTATGA
- the LOC102625885 gene encoding rab GTPase-activating protein 22 isoform X2, with protein MLLFIFNGLTRIQVGGGGGFWSAVSPPPNAIVAVTALAGVALLAAVFYTNARTGRLKSPWSRRKRKLPLSPQQWRSLFTSDGKFRDGGVKFLKKVRSRGVDPSIRVEVWPFLLGVYDLNSTKEEREIIRTQKRKEYEKLRRECRRLLKRGNGSLKLKEISETGYSGDSGSVLQDTDTSSSEDVVSARESLSSEERSQDAEYSDDPSSILLDGNASSRRTTNADSSALNSESSDSDSSEDPEVIHAFSCSEDGEENNPDEAPNENIPLTNTEVRDKLRATEDFATWQRIIRLDAVRANSEWITYCPSQATVSEVRACRSAEAVGLKDYDHLEPCRIFHAARLVAILEAYALYDPEIGYCQGMSDLLSPITAVITEDHEAFWCFVGFMKKARHNFRLDEVGIRRQLSIVSKIIKVKDSHLYRHLEKLQAEDCFFVYRMVVVLFRRELSFEQTLCLWEVMWADQAAIRAGIGKSAWSRIRQRAPPTDDLLLYAIAASVLKRRKLIIEKYSSMDEILRECNSMAGQLDVWKLLDDAHDLVVTLHDKIERSL; from the exons ATGTTGTTGTTCATCTTCAACGGTCTCACCAGAATCCAAGTCGGCGGCGGTGGCGGATTCTGGTCAGCAGTTTCACCGCCGCCGAACGCAATCGTTGCCGTCACGGCTCTCGCTGGAGTCGCCTTGTTGGCCGCTGTTTTCTACACCAACGCTAG GACTGGTCGACTGAAGTCACCATGGTCTcgcagaaaaagaaaactgcCGCTTTCTCCTCAGCAATGGAGAAGTTTGTTTACATCGGATGGGAAATTCCGTGATGGTGGGGTTAAGTTCTTGAAGAAAGTTCGCAGTAGA GGTGTGGATCCAAGTATTAGGGTAGAGGTCTGGCCGTTCCTCCTTGGAGT ATATGACTTGAACAGCACCAAAGAGGAAAGAGAGATTATAAGAACTCAAAAAAG AAAGGAATATGAGAAGCTCCGCAGAGAGTGCCGACGCCTACTTAAACGCGGCAATGGTAGTTTAAAGTTGAAAGAAATTAGTGAGACAGGGTACAGTGGGGACAGTGGAAGTGTCCTTCAAGATACAGATACTTCGAGTTCTGAAGATGTGGTTAGTGCCAGGGAGTCTCTCTCTAGTGAGGAAAGGAGTCAAGATGCTGAGTACTCAGATGATCCCTCAAGTATATTATTGGATGGAAACGCTAGTTCAAGACGAACCACGAATGCTGATTCCTCTGCTTTAAATTCTGAGTCATCTGACTCAGACTCCTCTGAAGATCCTGAAGTGATTCATGCTTTTTCCTGTTCAGAAGATGGGGAAGAGAACAATCCTGATGAGGCTCCAAACGAGAATATTCCTCTCACAAACACAGAAGTCAGGGACAAACTACGCGCAACCGAAGATTTTGCGACGTGGCAACGGATCATTCGCCTTGATGCTGTGCGTGCAAATTCTGAATGGATAACTTATTGTCCATCTCAGGCCACGGTATCAGAAGTTAGGGCGTGCCGTTCAGCTGAGGCTGTTGGCTTGAAGGATTATGATCACCTGGAACCATGTAGAATATTCCATGCTGCACGACTGGTTGCCATTCTCGAAGCTTATGCACTTTATGACCCTGAAATTGGCTACTGTCAGGGGATGAGTGATTTACTTTCTCCAATAACTGCTGTGATTACAGAGGATCATGAGGCTTTTTGGTGTTTTGTGGGTTTCATGAAGAAGGCTCGGCATAACTTTAGGCTTGATGAGGTGGGGATCCGAAGACAACTGAGCATTGTTTCCAAGATAATAAAAGTCAAGGACTCTCACCTTTACAGGCACCTAGAGAAGCTCCAGGCTGAAGATTGCTTTTTTGTTTATAGAATGGTGGTGGTTCTGTTTCGGAGGGAGTTGTCTTTTGAGCAAACACTATGCCTTTGGGAGGTAATGTGGGCAGATCAGGCGGCCATCAGGGCCGGGATAGGAAAATCTGCATGGAGCAGAATAAGACAACGAGCTCCACCAACAGATGATTTGTTGCTCTATGCAATTGCAGCCTCAGTGTTGAAGAGGAGGAAATTAATCATAGAGAAGTATAGCAGCATGGATGAGATTTTGAGGGAGTGTAATAGCATGGCTGGGCAGCTTGATGTATGGAAGCTCTTGGATGATGCCCATGATTTGGTGGTCACCCTGCACGACAAGATAGAGAGATCGCTATGA